DNA from Arthrobacter sp. PvP023:
TCCGATGGCAGGTCACGGCCCTGGAAGACGCCCTGGAGGTGGAGCTGAACGGCCGGGGCGACAACCCGCTGACCGACATCGGCTCCGGGCGGATGGTATCCGGCGGCAACTTCCAGCCCATGCAGCTGGCCCTGGCATTCGAGGCGCTGCGCCTGGGGCTTGCCCACCTCGGGATCAGCAGCGAACGCCGGATCGCCAAGCTCTACCCGCCGCAGCGTCGGATCCGCCAGCGGCATCTCGAGGCTGCCACGAACGGGTCACCGCTGGAGCCGGAAGAGCTGCCCGGACTGCTCTGGTATTCGGCCGCCGGCCTGCTGTCCGAGCTCAAATTCCTCGCGGCGCCGGCAACACTTGGTGCGCCCACGCTGTCTGCCGATGTCGAGGACCACTCCACACTGGCGCCGCTGGCACTCCAGCAGCTGGAGCGTTCCGTCGATGCTGCCGGGAAGCTGCTCGCCATCGAAGCGCTGACGGCGGCGTACCTGCTGGCCGGGGCGGAGGCGCGCGCGGTGCGGCCGCTGGGAAACGGGACGGCCGCCGTCGTCGACCGTCTTTCCGGCCTGCTGGCCCGGCACCTGCCGGCCGCGGCGCTCGTGGAGGAGGCGCGCGTTGAACTGGACGCCTTCCTCGGGAACGGCTTCAACAGTGCCCTGAACGGCGGCCCGGAATCCCGTGCCGCCGGCGGCACGGAAAGGCAGCGATGAGCACCATGACAGGCAGGCACGCGGTCCGGGAGGCTGATGTTGCGGCGGACGCCGCAGCTGTCCTGGCGCAGGTGGGACACACGCCGCTGGTGCCTCTGGATCTCCTTTCCAAGGGCCTCGGCAGCACGGTGTACGTCAAGCTCGAATCGGATAATCCGGGCGGCTCCATCAAGGACCGGACAGCATTGAGCATGGTCCGCGCGGCTGAGCGCAGCGGTGAGCTCCGGCCGGGCGCAACCATCGTGGAGAGCACCTCGGGGAACACCGGGATCGGGCTGGCGCTGATCGGTGCCCTCACCGGACACCCCGTGGTGGTGGTCACCGGGGACACCATCTCATCCGAGAAGCTCGCCGCGCTGCACCGTTACGGCGCCAGGGTGGTGGTGACGGACTGGACCGCGCCGTCGGAGTCGCCGGAGAACGCACGGGCGGTCGCGGCCCGGATCACGGCAGAAAACCCGGGCGCCTGGCGGCCCCAGCAGTTCGACAATCCGGCCAACCCGCTGGCCCATTACGAAGGGACAGCGCCGGAGATCTGGCAGCAGACGTCCGGGAAAGTGACACATTTCGTGGCGGGGATCGGGACCGGCGGCACCATCAGCGGCAACGGCCGGTACCTGAAGGAAAAGACCGGCGGCCATGTTGAGGTAATCGCCGCGGATCCTGTTGGGTCCGTGTACAGCGGTGGCCACCCCGGCGAGATCCTGGTGGACGGCGTGGGCAACTCCTGGCCGGAAGCCGAGTGGCCCAAGATCTTCGACCGCGGCATTGTGGACCGCTTCCTGCGCGTCCCCAACAACGAGGTGTACACCACGGAGCACCGGCTGCTGAATGAAGAAGGTCTGTCCGTGGGGCCCTCTTCCGGTCTTGCGGTGGCTGCAGCGCTCAGGGTCGCGCGTGCCGCGCCGCACGGGTCCGTGGTGGTGGCGATAGCTCCCGACGTCGGCAGCAACTACCTGAGCAAGGCCTTTAATCCGGTATGGCTGGCCGACAACCACATCCATCTGGCCGCGGAATTCGTGGAGGAGTAGCTCGCGTACTTAGCATTACGACTCGGATACAGCTAGAGACAGGCAGACCGGTCTCGTTGTACGCTTTTGAAACGTTCGTGGTTCCCGCATCCTCGAATCAGTATGCGGTGCAGTCACGGACGGGTCCCGGGCTCAGCCGGGACCAGCACTTATAAAGGAATAACCAATGTCAATGGATGAGACTTCTTTTCCAGCATTGACCGATGGAGAATCGACTGCTTTCCGGGGACCGCAGTCGATACCGCCTTCGGACGTGAGTGATCCGACGATCCGCGGACAGGCACGGGACATCATCGAGTCTGTACTGGGTGACGCCACTCCGCAGAGCGAGTGGGCACGTCAGCAGTTGCGGGACCGGATGGAATCGTACCCGGGTAATCCCGAACGCGCCCTCCTGGAGCACCTCATGGCTACACGGAGCATCACGGACGAGCAGTCGGATGACTCCGAGGATGCCCTTCCCAGCCCGGACTTGCCGACTCCCGATGAGGACTACGGCAATACGGTGCTCTTCACCCGCCGGAGCAGGCGCCGCATCGAGGCGATCCTTGGCGACAGGATGCTCCTCACCGCGTTCCAGCCCATCCACGAACTTCCCAGCCGGAACGTCGTGGGTGTTGAGGCGCTGACGCGTTTCGTCAGTGACGACGGCGCGAGTGCAGACCACTGGTTCAATGAGGCCGCTGCCGTAGGCCTGGGACCGGATCTTGAGTTCGCCGCCCTGCAGGCCGCCCTCGTTGCCGCGGAACAGCTGCCGGCCCACGTCTACGTGGCTCTGAACCTGTCACCGGTCACCTGCCTGGACCCCCGGCTCCGTGCGTTCGTGGAGCAATCCCAACTGGCCGTGGACCGGATCGTCATTGAATTGACGGAACGGCTCGCCGAGCATGAATACGATCCCGTCGTGGCAGCGTTGGCGCCCCTTCGTTTGCGCGGACTTCGGGTGGCTGTCGACGGCGCCGGGGCGGGTTTCGGTTCGATGAGCCAGGTCACGCACCTCAGCCCGGACATCATCAAGCTCGACCGCAGCCTCATCGCGGGAATCGACCATGCCGCGGGCCAGAAGACCCTGGGCGCGGCCATGGTGGAGTTTGCCCGGCAAATAGGCGCGGACCTGGTTGCCGAAGGAATTGAAACCCAGGCCGAGCTCACGGCGGTCATGGACCTGGGAATGGCCTACGGGCAGGGATACCTCCTTGGCCGCCCCTCGGTCCAGCCGCTCGACTGGGCCGCCTGGCGAACCTCCTCCGATCACGAGGCCTCCATTTCAGGGTCCGCCGGCCCGGCCACTTAGACGCTCTCTCAGTTCCTGCCGGTTTTTCCGGGACGCTCTCTCAGTTGTGGCTTCCTGAGCCGGGAC
Protein-coding regions in this window:
- a CDS encoding PLP-dependent cysteine synthase family protein, which codes for MSTMTGRHAVREADVAADAAAVLAQVGHTPLVPLDLLSKGLGSTVYVKLESDNPGGSIKDRTALSMVRAAERSGELRPGATIVESTSGNTGIGLALIGALTGHPVVVVTGDTISSEKLAALHRYGARVVVTDWTAPSESPENARAVAARITAENPGAWRPQQFDNPANPLAHYEGTAPEIWQQTSGKVTHFVAGIGTGGTISGNGRYLKEKTGGHVEVIAADPVGSVYSGGHPGEILVDGVGNSWPEAEWPKIFDRGIVDRFLRVPNNEVYTTEHRLLNEEGLSVGPSSGLAVAAALRVARAAPHGSVVVAIAPDVGSNYLSKAFNPVWLADNHIHLAAEFVEE
- a CDS encoding EAL domain-containing protein; this encodes MSDPTIRGQARDIIESVLGDATPQSEWARQQLRDRMESYPGNPERALLEHLMATRSITDEQSDDSEDALPSPDLPTPDEDYGNTVLFTRRSRRRIEAILGDRMLLTAFQPIHELPSRNVVGVEALTRFVSDDGASADHWFNEAAAVGLGPDLEFAALQAALVAAEQLPAHVYVALNLSPVTCLDPRLRAFVEQSQLAVDRIVIELTERLAEHEYDPVVAALAPLRLRGLRVAVDGAGAGFGSMSQVTHLSPDIIKLDRSLIAGIDHAAGQKTLGAAMVEFARQIGADLVAEGIETQAELTAVMDLGMAYGQGYLLGRPSVQPLDWAAWRTSSDHEASISGSAGPAT